One Panicum virgatum strain AP13 chromosome 3N, P.virgatum_v5, whole genome shotgun sequence DNA segment encodes these proteins:
- the LOC120667350 gene encoding uncharacterized protein LOC120667350, which yields MGNSLRCCLACVLPCGVLDLIRIVHLNGRIEEYGRPVAAGEILAANPNHVLSKPCSQGVVRRILIVSPDSELERGEIYFLIPASSVPPEKKQNSKSATKGLSAGAAHGDQQLVKKESYHGKTGHPKSNGRRDLGDALSQKRSSSHRRRVSAGRTAAWKPHLECIVEGT from the coding sequence ATGGGCAACAGCCTTAGGTGCTGCCTCGCCTGCGTCCTCCCCTGCGGCGTGCTGGACCTGATCAGGATCGTCCACCTGAACGGCCGCATCGAGGAGTACGGCCGcccggtggccgccggcgagatcCTGGCCGCCAACCCGAACCACGTGCTGAGCAAGCCGTGCTCGCAGGGCGTCGTGCGGAGGATCCTGATCGTGTCCCCGGACTCCGAGCTGGAGCGCGGCGAGATATACTTCCTCATCCCGGCGTCGTCGGTGCCGCCCGAGAAGAAGCAGAATTCGAAGAGCGCCACCAAGGGCCtctcggccggcgcggcgcacggCGACCAGCAGCTGGTCAAGAAGGAGAGCTACCACGGCAAGACCGGCCATCCCAAGAGCAATGGGCGCCGTGACTTGGGTGACGCCCTGTCACAGAAGAGGTCGTCGTCCCACCGGCGGCGCGTGAGTGCCGGCCGGACCGCCGCGTGGAAGCCACACCTCGAGTGCATTGTTGAGGGCACTTGA
- the LOC120664244 gene encoding uncharacterized protein LOC120664244 isoform X1: MHDLRINVFMCTPSVPRKGSFSGCTGTMDQEQKREAPCGLYTYKHHCSMGVDVHEVFVKKSRLRIVLSYIGIVFLLVNVSQPLLAKESLSLGSVWNITFAVLVAKCLQYKPVKKESVVIMPAFGVQLEIHFWSGRVDRRFVPIGKILKPLINECVTPVTCYWSLALLLRDEEELLLVFQKSHPPVKILVPVWKALCTWTNSKCPSPSRADNPSCSET, translated from the exons ATGCATGACCTAAGAATTAATGTGTTCAtgtgtactccctctgtcccacgAAAAGG CAGTTTTTCTGGATGTACTGGGACCATGGATCAAGAACAAAAAAGAGAAGCACCTTGTGGCCTCTATACTTACAAGCATCATTGTAGCATGGGAGTTGATGTCCATGAGGTCTTTGTTAAGAAGAGCAGACTGCGGATTGTCCTTTCATACATTGGCATTGTGTTCCTTCTTGTGAATGTCAGCCAACCATTGCTGGCCAAG GAGAGTCTATCCCTTGGATCAGTTTGGAATATTACCTTTGCAGTTCTTGTTGCCAAATGTTTGCAATACAAACCTGTGAAGAAAG AGTCTGTAGTGATTATGCCAGCTTTCGGGGTTCAGCTAGAGATCCATTTTTGGAG TGGAAGAGTTGATCGTCGTTTTGTGCCCATTGGCAAGATTCTGAAGCCACTGATAAATGAGTGCGTGACACCGGTGACCTGTTATTGGAGCTTGGCACTTCTTTTGCGTGATGAAGAGGAACTCCTGCTAGTTTTCCAG AAATCTCATCCCCCTGTCAAAATCTTGGTTCCAGTATGGAAGGCTCTCTGCACATGGACAAACTCTAAATGCCCGAGTCCCTCTAGAGCTGATAACCCGAGCTGTTCAGAAACATGA
- the LOC120664244 gene encoding uncharacterized protein LOC120664244 isoform X2 — MHDLRINVFMCTPSVPRKGFSGCTGTMDQEQKREAPCGLYTYKHHCSMGVDVHEVFVKKSRLRIVLSYIGIVFLLVNVSQPLLAKESLSLGSVWNITFAVLVAKCLQYKPVKKESVVIMPAFGVQLEIHFWSGRVDRRFVPIGKILKPLINECVTPVTCYWSLALLLRDEEELLLVFQKSHPPVKILVPVWKALCTWTNSKCPSPSRADNPSCSET, encoded by the exons ATGCATGACCTAAGAATTAATGTGTTCAtgtgtactccctctgtcccacgAAAAGG TTTTTCTGGATGTACTGGGACCATGGATCAAGAACAAAAAAGAGAAGCACCTTGTGGCCTCTATACTTACAAGCATCATTGTAGCATGGGAGTTGATGTCCATGAGGTCTTTGTTAAGAAGAGCAGACTGCGGATTGTCCTTTCATACATTGGCATTGTGTTCCTTCTTGTGAATGTCAGCCAACCATTGCTGGCCAAG GAGAGTCTATCCCTTGGATCAGTTTGGAATATTACCTTTGCAGTTCTTGTTGCCAAATGTTTGCAATACAAACCTGTGAAGAAAG AGTCTGTAGTGATTATGCCAGCTTTCGGGGTTCAGCTAGAGATCCATTTTTGGAG TGGAAGAGTTGATCGTCGTTTTGTGCCCATTGGCAAGATTCTGAAGCCACTGATAAATGAGTGCGTGACACCGGTGACCTGTTATTGGAGCTTGGCACTTCTTTTGCGTGATGAAGAGGAACTCCTGCTAGTTTTCCAG AAATCTCATCCCCCTGTCAAAATCTTGGTTCCAGTATGGAAGGCTCTCTGCACATGGACAAACTCTAAATGCCCGAGTCCCTCTAGAGCTGATAACCCGAGCTGTTCAGAAACATGA
- the LOC120664244 gene encoding uncharacterized protein LOC120664244 isoform X3 gives MDQEQKREAPCGLYTYKHHCSMGVDVHEVFVKKSRLRIVLSYIGIVFLLVNVSQPLLAKESLSLGSVWNITFAVLVAKCLQYKPVKKESVVIMPAFGVQLEIHFWSGRVDRRFVPIGKILKPLINECVTPVTCYWSLALLLRDEEELLLVFQKSHPPVKILVPVWKALCTWTNSKCPSPSRADNPSCSET, from the exons ATGGATCAAGAACAAAAAAGAGAAGCACCTTGTGGCCTCTATACTTACAAGCATCATTGTAGCATGGGAGTTGATGTCCATGAGGTCTTTGTTAAGAAGAGCAGACTGCGGATTGTCCTTTCATACATTGGCATTGTGTTCCTTCTTGTGAATGTCAGCCAACCATTGCTGGCCAAG GAGAGTCTATCCCTTGGATCAGTTTGGAATATTACCTTTGCAGTTCTTGTTGCCAAATGTTTGCAATACAAACCTGTGAAGAAAG AGTCTGTAGTGATTATGCCAGCTTTCGGGGTTCAGCTAGAGATCCATTTTTGGAG TGGAAGAGTTGATCGTCGTTTTGTGCCCATTGGCAAGATTCTGAAGCCACTGATAAATGAGTGCGTGACACCGGTGACCTGTTATTGGAGCTTGGCACTTCTTTTGCGTGATGAAGAGGAACTCCTGCTAGTTTTCCAG AAATCTCATCCCCCTGTCAAAATCTTGGTTCCAGTATGGAAGGCTCTCTGCACATGGACAAACTCTAAATGCCCGAGTCCCTCTAGAGCTGATAACCCGAGCTGTTCAGAAACATGA
- the LOC120667351 gene encoding LOB domain-containing protein 15-like has product MSTASEWPDHELGKKFKRESAAADRMTAARRSCSLPAGAGATAAAGAGPGSALNTVTPCAACKLLRRRCAQECPFSPYFSPLEPHKFAAVHKVFGASNVSKMLLEVHESQRADTANSLVYEANLRLRDPVYGCMGAILTLQQQVQALEAELATVRAEIVRHRYRPAAAAAASPVATVLPSSHASQLLAASRGLHAGRPVGTRTATLAAASSSSSSVVYAAAASSSTDYSSVTNENVPYFG; this is encoded by the exons ATGTCCACCGCAAG CGAATGGCCAGACCATGAGCTAGGGAAGAAGTTCAAGAGGGAGtcagcggcggcggaccggaTGACGGCGGCACGGAGGAGCTGCAGCCtaccggcgggggcgggggcgacgGCAGCTGCAGGAGCCGGGCCAGGTTCGGCGCTGAACACGGTCACGCCATGCGCGGCGTGCAAGCTGCTCCGGCGACGGTGCGCGCAGGAGTGCCCCTTCTCGCCCTACTTCTCGCCCCTGGAGCCACACAAGTTCGCCGCCGTGCACAAGGTCTTCGGTGCCAGCAACGTCTCCAAGATGCTCCTG gagGTGCACGAGAGCCAGCGCGCCGACACGGCGAACAGCCTCGTGTACGAAGCGAACCTGCGGCTCCGGGACCCCGTCTACGGCTGCATGGGCGCCATCCTCACCCTGCAGCAGCAGGTGCAAGCGCTGGAGGCCGAGCTCGCCACCGTCAGGGCCGAGATCGTCAGGCACAGGTaccgccctgccgccgccgccgccgcgtcgccggtGGCCACCGTGCTCCCCTCGTCGCACGCCTCCCAGCTCCTTGCGGCCAGCCGGGGGCTGCACGCCGGCAGGCCGGTAGGGACAAGAACGGCAACTTTGGcggcggcctcgtcgtcgtcgtcatcggtggtgtacgccgccgccgcgtcgagcTCAACGGACTACAGCTCCGTCACGAACGAGAATGTTCCTTATTTTGGTTGA